The Coregonus clupeaformis isolate EN_2021a chromosome 13, ASM2061545v1, whole genome shotgun sequence genome includes a region encoding these proteins:
- the LOC121579831 gene encoding misshapen-like kinase 1 isoform X2 → MSENAPTRSLDDIDLAALRDPAGIFELVEVVGNGTYGQVYKGRHVKTGQLAAIKVMDVTEEEEEEIKAEINMLKKYSHHRNIATYYGAFIKKSPPGHDDHLWLVMEFCGAGSVTDLVKNTKGNSLKEDWIAYICREILRGLSHLHQHKVIHRDIKGQNVLLTENAEVKLVDFGVSAQLDRTVGRRNTFIGTPYWMAPEVIACDENPDSTYDYRSDIWSLGITAIETAEGAPPLCDMHPMRALFLIPRNPPPKLKSKKWSKKFIDFIEGCLVKTYTSRPSTEQLLKHSFIRDQPTERQVRIQLKDHIDRTRKKRGEKEETEYEYSGSDEEDENRGEDGESSTSILNVPGESTLRRDFLRLQQENKERSEALKRQQAQLAAQRRDPEEHKRQLLHDRQKRIEEQKEQRRRLEEQQRKEREMVRQQEKGPHRRLDDIRREEDRRLAEREQEFIRHKLEEEQRQLEILQQQLLQEQALLMEYKRKQLEEQRQSERLQRQLQQEHAYLVSLQQQQQDKKPQPLYHYSKNVEPNNKPAWAREVEERSKLNRQGSPKICTTVSDTAIQSRSDSISQSGGGQAAQTPPMQRPVEPQGGQGKDPSPTPRPVHSRELVRQNSDPTSESPAPQPRKREDRGPWIRLPEIEQPPKIPQRTASIATALNTNLSSGIRHPVRASNPDLSRNDRWERGDSMNLVSSLPQTGSLERHRILSSSKIDSPILGHDGRMMGHKPGESRTSSRPSRPASYKRAIGEDHGLYAKERPEEQPRPPVKANDYSSSSEGSESSEESESGEGNEEDSPTDRPRDADTDSVNTMVVHEEEGEGGEEGQAGVYRDQTMLVQRTPEKRSHNGYTNLPDVVQPSHSPTDSASHSSPGKDSVYDYQSRGLVKASSGKSSFTTFVDLGMYQPPGDTADAISVGSLGSRFEQLKMEVRKGSMVNVNPTNTRPHSDTPEIRKYKKRFNSEILCAALWGVNLLVGTENGLKLLDRSGQGKVYPLINSRRFQQMDVLEGLNLLITISGKKNKVRVYYLAWLRNKILHNDPEVEKKQGWTTVGEMEGCVHYKVVKYERIKFLVIAMKNAVEVYAWAPKPYHKFMAFKSFGDLPHRPQLVDLTVEEGQRLKVIYGSIAGFHAIDVDSGNNYDIYIPVHIQSQIMPHAIVFLPSSDGMEMLLCYEDEGVYVNTYGRIIKDVVLQWGEMPTSVAHICSNQIMGWGEKAIEIRAVETGHLDGVFMHKRAQRLKFLCERNDKVFFASVRSGGSSQVYFMTLNRNCIMNW, encoded by the exons GACCCAGCAGGGATCTTTGAGCTGGTGGAGGTGGTGGGCAATGGGACTTATGGACAGGTGTACAAG GGGCGTCACGTTAAGACGGGCCAGCTGGCTGCCATCAAGGTAATGGACGtgacagaggaagaagaggaagagatcAAGGCTGAGATCAACATGCTGAAGAAGTATAGCCATCACCGCAATATTGCCACCTACTACGGAGCATTCATCAAGAAGAGCCCACCTGGACACGATGACCATCTCTGG CTGGTGATGGAGTTCTGTGGGGCGGGCTCTGTGACAGACCTGGTGAAGAACACCAAGGGCAACTCTCTGAAGGAGGACTGGATCGCTTACATCTGCAGAGAGATCCTCAGG GGCCTCTCGCACCTCCACCAACACAAGGTCATCCACAGAGACATCAAGGGCCAGAACGTGCTGCTGACGGAGAATGCAGAGGTCAAACTCG TGGACTTTGGGGTGAGTGCTCAGCTGGACAGGACCGTTGGGCGCAGGAACACCTTCATCGGCACGCCTTATTGGATGGCCCCTGAAGTCATCGCCTGTGACGAGAACCCTGACTCCACCTATGACTACAGG AGTGATATCTGGTCCCTGGGGATCACAGCCATAGAGACGGCAGAGGGAGCTCCTC ctcTGTGTGATATGCACCCTATGAGAGCTCTGTTCCTCATCCCGAGGAACCCCCCTCCCAAACTCAAGTCCAAGAAGTG gtCTAAGAAGTTTATAGACTTTATTGAGGGCTGCCTGGTGAAGACGTACACCAGCCGGCCATCCACAGAGCAGCTCCTGAAGCACTCGTTCATCCGGGACCAGCCCACGGAGCGCCAAGTCCGCATCCAGCTCAAAGACCACATTGACCGCACACGcaagaagaggggagagaagg AGGAGACAGAGTATGAGTACAGTGGCAGTGATGAGGAGGATGAGAACCGTGGGGAAGACGGAGAGTCCAG tACCTCCATCCTGAATGTGCCTGGTGAGTCGACATTGAGGCGGGACTTCCTGCGTCTGCAGCAGGAGAACAAGGAGCGGTCGGAGGCTCTGAAGAGACAGCAGGCCCAGCTGGCTGCCCAGCGCCGAGACCCAGAGGAACACAAGAGACAGCTGCTGCACGACCGACAGAAACGCATCGAGGAGCAGAAAGAACAGCGCCGCCGCCTGGAAGAG caACAGAGAAAAGAGCGAGAGATGGTGAGACAGCAAGAAAAGGGCCCCCATCGGAGACTTGAcgatataaggagggaggaggataggaggCTGGCCGAAAGGGAGCAG GAGTTCATAAGACATAAGTTAGAGGAGGAACAGCGGCAGTTAGAAATCCTTCAGCAGCAGCTGCTTCAGGAGCAGGCACTGCTCATG GAGTACAAGCGTAAGCAGCTGGAAGAGCAGAGGCAGTCGGAGCGTCTGCAGAGGCAGCTGCAGCAGGAGCATGCCTACCTGGTGTccctgcagcagcagcaacaggacAAGAAGCCCCAGCCCCTCTACCACTACAGCAAGAACGTGGAGCCCAACAATAAGCCTGCCTGGGCCAGAGAG gTGGAGGAGCGCAGTAAGCTCAACAGGCAGGGCTCCCCCAAAATCTGCACCACTGTCTCTGACACTGCCATCCAATCACGCTCCGACTCCATCAGCCAATCCGGAGGGGGCCAGGCTGCTCAGACCCCGCCTATGCAGCGGCCTGTTGAACCTCAGGGGGGGCAgggcaag gatccctcccccaccccccgccCCGTCCACTCCAGGGAGCTGGTCCGACAGAACTCTGACCCCACCTCCGAGAGCCCCGCCCCACAGCCTCGCAAAAGGGAGGACCGCGGCCCCTGGATCCGCCTGCCAGAGATCGAACAGCCGCCAAAG ATTCCCCAGAGGACAGCCTCCATTGCCACAGCTCTCAACACCAACCTCTCCTCTGGCATCAGGCATCCAGTCAGAGCCAG CAACCCAGACCTCAGCCGCAACGACCgttgggagagaggagatagcATGAACCTTGTGTCCAGTCTACCCCAGACTGGCTCTCTGGAGAGGCACCGGATACTCA GCTCCTCCAAAATAGACTCCCCCATACTAGGCCATGATGGGCGCATGATGGGGCACAAGCCAGGGGAGTCTCGCACCTCGTCCCGCCCCAGTCGCCCTGCT AGTTACAAGAGAGCTATAGGAGAG gaccATGGACTGTATGCTAAAGAGCGTCCTGAGGAGCAGCCCAGACCGCCGGTGAAGGCCAACGACtactcctcatcctcagaaggcaGTGAGAGCAGTGAGGAGAGTGAGAGTGGAGAGGGGAATGAGGAGGACAGCCCCACAGACCG TCCCAGGGATGCAGACACTGACTCGGTCAACACCATGGTTGTTCATGAGGAGGAGggcgagggaggggaggaggggcagGCTGGAGTCTACAGGGACCAGACCATGCTGGTGCAGAGG ACACCAGAGAAGCGGAGCCACAATGGATACACCAACCTGCCTGACGTGGTGCAGCCCTCCCACTCCCCCACTGACTCAGCCTCCCACTCCTCCCCTGGGAAAGACTCTGTCTATGAT TATCAGTCTAGGGGTCTAGTCAAGGCGTCAAGTGGCAAGTCCTCCTTCACCACCTTTGTTGACCTGGGCATGTACCAGCCACCAGGTGACACTGCGGATGCCATCTCTGTGGGCA GCCTGGGCTCCAGATTTGAGCAGCTGAAGATGGAGGTGAGGAAAGGCTCCATGGTGAATGTGAACCCCACCAACACACGCCCCCACAGCGACACCCCTGAGATCCGCAAGTACAAGAAGAGGTTCAACTCTGAGATCCTATGTGCTGCTCTCTGGG GTGTGAACCTGCTGGTTGGGACAGAGAACGGTCTGAAGCTGCTGGACCGTAGTGGTCAGGGGAAGGTCTACCCCCTCATCAACTCCCGCAGGTTCCAACAAATGGATGTCCTAGAGGGACTGAACCTGCTTATCACCATATCAG GTAAGAAGAACAAGGTGCGTGTGTACTACCTGGCCTGGCTGAGGAACAAGATCCTCCACAATGACCCGGAGGTGGAGAAGAAGCAGGGCTGGACCACTgtaggggagatggagggatgtgtGCACTACAAAGTGG tgaAATATGAGAGGATCAAGTTCCTGGTGATAGCTATGAAGAATGCTGTGGAGGTATATGCCTGGGCTCCCAAGCCTTATCACAAATTCATGGCCTTCAAG tcatTTGGTGACCTGCCCCACAGGCCCCAGTTGGTAGACCTCACAGTGGAGGAAGGTCAGAGGTTGAAGGTCATCTACGGCTCCATTGCTGGCTTCCACGCCATCGACGTGGACTCTGGGAACAACTATGACATCTACATCCCAGTGCAT atccAGTCCCAGATAATGCCCCATGCCATCGTGTTCCTGCCCAGCTCGGACGGCATGGAGATGCTGCTGTGTTACGAGGACGAGGGCGTCTACGTCAACACCTACGGACGCATCATCAAAGATGTGGTGCTGCAGTGGGGCGAGATGCCCACCTCCGTTG CCCATATCTGCTCTAACCAGATCATGGGTTGGGGAGAGAAGGCCATAGAGATCCGTGCTGTAGAGACAGGCCACTTGGATGGAGTCTTCATGCACAAGAGAGCCCAGAGGCTCAAGTTCCTCTGTGAGAGGAATGACAAg GTGTTCTTTGCTTCGGTGCGCTCCGGAGGCAGCAGCCAGGTCTACTTCATGACCCTGAACAGGAACTGCATCATGAACTGGTGA
- the LOC121579831 gene encoding misshapen-like kinase 1 isoform X1, which translates to MSENAPTRSLDDIDLAALRDPAGIFELVEVVGNGTYGQVYKGRHVKTGQLAAIKVMDVTEEEEEEIKAEINMLKKYSHHRNIATYYGAFIKKSPPGHDDHLWLVMEFCGAGSVTDLVKNTKGNSLKEDWIAYICREILRGLSHLHQHKVIHRDIKGQNVLLTENAEVKLVDFGVSAQLDRTVGRRNTFIGTPYWMAPEVIACDENPDSTYDYRSDIWSLGITAIETAEGAPPLCDMHPMRALFLIPRNPPPKLKSKKWSKKFIDFIEGCLVKTYTSRPSTEQLLKHSFIRDQPTERQVRIQLKDHIDRTRKKRGEKEETEYEYSGSDEEDENRGEDGESSTSILNVPGESTLRRDFLRLQQENKERSEALKRQQAQLAAQRRDPEEHKRQLLHDRQKRIEEQKEQRRRLEEQQRKEREMVRQQEKGPHRRLDDIRREEDRRLAEREQEYKRKQLEEQRQSERLQRQLQQEHAYLVSLQQQQQDKKPQPLYHYSKNVEPNNKPAWAREVEERSKLNRQGSPKICTTVSDTAIQSRSDSISQSGGGQAAQTPPMQRPVEPQGGQGKFQMAHLVPLKPYAAPVPRSQSLCDQPTKTMSAFPTQDPSPTPRPVHSRELVRQNSDPTSESPAPQPRKREDRGPWIRLPEIEQPPKIPQRTASIATALNTNLSSGIRHPVRASNPDLSRNDRWERGDSMNLVSSLPQTGSLERHRILSSSKIDSPILGHDGRMMGHKPGESRTSSRPSRPASYKRAIGEDHGLYAKERPEEQPRPPVKANDYSSSSEGSESSEESESGEGNEEDSPTDRPRDADTDSVNTMVVHEEEGEGGEEGQAGVYRDQTMLVQRTPEKRSHNGYTNLPDVVQPSHSPTDSASHSSPGKDSVYDYQSRGLVKASSGKSSFTTFVDLGMYQPPGDTADAISVGSLGSRFEQLKMEVRKGSMVNVNPTNTRPHSDTPEIRKYKKRFNSEILCAALWGVNLLVGTENGLKLLDRSGQGKVYPLINSRRFQQMDVLEGLNLLITISGKKNKVRVYYLAWLRNKILHNDPEVEKKQGWTTVGEMEGCVHYKVVKYERIKFLVIAMKNAVEVYAWAPKPYHKFMAFKSFGDLPHRPQLVDLTVEEGQRLKVIYGSIAGFHAIDVDSGNNYDIYIPVHIQSQIMPHAIVFLPSSDGMEMLLCYEDEGVYVNTYGRIIKDVVLQWGEMPTSVAHICSNQIMGWGEKAIEIRAVETGHLDGVFMHKRAQRLKFLCERNDKVFFASVRSGGSSQVYFMTLNRNCIMNW; encoded by the exons GACCCAGCAGGGATCTTTGAGCTGGTGGAGGTGGTGGGCAATGGGACTTATGGACAGGTGTACAAG GGGCGTCACGTTAAGACGGGCCAGCTGGCTGCCATCAAGGTAATGGACGtgacagaggaagaagaggaagagatcAAGGCTGAGATCAACATGCTGAAGAAGTATAGCCATCACCGCAATATTGCCACCTACTACGGAGCATTCATCAAGAAGAGCCCACCTGGACACGATGACCATCTCTGG CTGGTGATGGAGTTCTGTGGGGCGGGCTCTGTGACAGACCTGGTGAAGAACACCAAGGGCAACTCTCTGAAGGAGGACTGGATCGCTTACATCTGCAGAGAGATCCTCAGG GGCCTCTCGCACCTCCACCAACACAAGGTCATCCACAGAGACATCAAGGGCCAGAACGTGCTGCTGACGGAGAATGCAGAGGTCAAACTCG TGGACTTTGGGGTGAGTGCTCAGCTGGACAGGACCGTTGGGCGCAGGAACACCTTCATCGGCACGCCTTATTGGATGGCCCCTGAAGTCATCGCCTGTGACGAGAACCCTGACTCCACCTATGACTACAGG AGTGATATCTGGTCCCTGGGGATCACAGCCATAGAGACGGCAGAGGGAGCTCCTC ctcTGTGTGATATGCACCCTATGAGAGCTCTGTTCCTCATCCCGAGGAACCCCCCTCCCAAACTCAAGTCCAAGAAGTG gtCTAAGAAGTTTATAGACTTTATTGAGGGCTGCCTGGTGAAGACGTACACCAGCCGGCCATCCACAGAGCAGCTCCTGAAGCACTCGTTCATCCGGGACCAGCCCACGGAGCGCCAAGTCCGCATCCAGCTCAAAGACCACATTGACCGCACACGcaagaagaggggagagaagg AGGAGACAGAGTATGAGTACAGTGGCAGTGATGAGGAGGATGAGAACCGTGGGGAAGACGGAGAGTCCAG tACCTCCATCCTGAATGTGCCTGGTGAGTCGACATTGAGGCGGGACTTCCTGCGTCTGCAGCAGGAGAACAAGGAGCGGTCGGAGGCTCTGAAGAGACAGCAGGCCCAGCTGGCTGCCCAGCGCCGAGACCCAGAGGAACACAAGAGACAGCTGCTGCACGACCGACAGAAACGCATCGAGGAGCAGAAAGAACAGCGCCGCCGCCTGGAAGAG caACAGAGAAAAGAGCGAGAGATGGTGAGACAGCAAGAAAAGGGCCCCCATCGGAGACTTGAcgatataaggagggaggaggataggaggCTGGCCGAAAGGGAGCAG GAGTACAAGCGTAAGCAGCTGGAAGAGCAGAGGCAGTCGGAGCGTCTGCAGAGGCAGCTGCAGCAGGAGCATGCCTACCTGGTGTccctgcagcagcagcaacaggacAAGAAGCCCCAGCCCCTCTACCACTACAGCAAGAACGTGGAGCCCAACAATAAGCCTGCCTGGGCCAGAGAG gTGGAGGAGCGCAGTAAGCTCAACAGGCAGGGCTCCCCCAAAATCTGCACCACTGTCTCTGACACTGCCATCCAATCACGCTCCGACTCCATCAGCCAATCCGGAGGGGGCCAGGCTGCTCAGACCCCGCCTATGCAGCGGCCTGTTGAACCTCAGGGGGGGCAgggcaag TTCCAGATGGCCCACTTGGTCCCGCTCAAGCCCTACGCTGCCCCTGTCCCCCGCTCCCAGTCCCTGTGTGACCAGCCCACTAAGACCATGTCCGCCTTCCCCACCCAGgatccctcccccaccccccgccCCGTCCACTCCAGGGAGCTGGTCCGACAGAACTCTGACCCCACCTCCGAGAGCCCCGCCCCACAGCCTCGCAAAAGGGAGGACCGCGGCCCCTGGATCCGCCTGCCAGAGATCGAACAGCCGCCAAAG ATTCCCCAGAGGACAGCCTCCATTGCCACAGCTCTCAACACCAACCTCTCCTCTGGCATCAGGCATCCAGTCAGAGCCAG CAACCCAGACCTCAGCCGCAACGACCgttgggagagaggagatagcATGAACCTTGTGTCCAGTCTACCCCAGACTGGCTCTCTGGAGAGGCACCGGATACTCA GCTCCTCCAAAATAGACTCCCCCATACTAGGCCATGATGGGCGCATGATGGGGCACAAGCCAGGGGAGTCTCGCACCTCGTCCCGCCCCAGTCGCCCTGCT AGTTACAAGAGAGCTATAGGAGAG gaccATGGACTGTATGCTAAAGAGCGTCCTGAGGAGCAGCCCAGACCGCCGGTGAAGGCCAACGACtactcctcatcctcagaaggcaGTGAGAGCAGTGAGGAGAGTGAGAGTGGAGAGGGGAATGAGGAGGACAGCCCCACAGACCG TCCCAGGGATGCAGACACTGACTCGGTCAACACCATGGTTGTTCATGAGGAGGAGggcgagggaggggaggaggggcagGCTGGAGTCTACAGGGACCAGACCATGCTGGTGCAGAGG ACACCAGAGAAGCGGAGCCACAATGGATACACCAACCTGCCTGACGTGGTGCAGCCCTCCCACTCCCCCACTGACTCAGCCTCCCACTCCTCCCCTGGGAAAGACTCTGTCTATGAT TATCAGTCTAGGGGTCTAGTCAAGGCGTCAAGTGGCAAGTCCTCCTTCACCACCTTTGTTGACCTGGGCATGTACCAGCCACCAGGTGACACTGCGGATGCCATCTCTGTGGGCA GCCTGGGCTCCAGATTTGAGCAGCTGAAGATGGAGGTGAGGAAAGGCTCCATGGTGAATGTGAACCCCACCAACACACGCCCCCACAGCGACACCCCTGAGATCCGCAAGTACAAGAAGAGGTTCAACTCTGAGATCCTATGTGCTGCTCTCTGGG GTGTGAACCTGCTGGTTGGGACAGAGAACGGTCTGAAGCTGCTGGACCGTAGTGGTCAGGGGAAGGTCTACCCCCTCATCAACTCCCGCAGGTTCCAACAAATGGATGTCCTAGAGGGACTGAACCTGCTTATCACCATATCAG GTAAGAAGAACAAGGTGCGTGTGTACTACCTGGCCTGGCTGAGGAACAAGATCCTCCACAATGACCCGGAGGTGGAGAAGAAGCAGGGCTGGACCACTgtaggggagatggagggatgtgtGCACTACAAAGTGG tgaAATATGAGAGGATCAAGTTCCTGGTGATAGCTATGAAGAATGCTGTGGAGGTATATGCCTGGGCTCCCAAGCCTTATCACAAATTCATGGCCTTCAAG tcatTTGGTGACCTGCCCCACAGGCCCCAGTTGGTAGACCTCACAGTGGAGGAAGGTCAGAGGTTGAAGGTCATCTACGGCTCCATTGCTGGCTTCCACGCCATCGACGTGGACTCTGGGAACAACTATGACATCTACATCCCAGTGCAT atccAGTCCCAGATAATGCCCCATGCCATCGTGTTCCTGCCCAGCTCGGACGGCATGGAGATGCTGCTGTGTTACGAGGACGAGGGCGTCTACGTCAACACCTACGGACGCATCATCAAAGATGTGGTGCTGCAGTGGGGCGAGATGCCCACCTCCGTTG CCCATATCTGCTCTAACCAGATCATGGGTTGGGGAGAGAAGGCCATAGAGATCCGTGCTGTAGAGACAGGCCACTTGGATGGAGTCTTCATGCACAAGAGAGCCCAGAGGCTCAAGTTCCTCTGTGAGAGGAATGACAAg GTGTTCTTTGCTTCGGTGCGCTCCGGAGGCAGCAGCCAGGTCTACTTCATGACCCTGAACAGGAACTGCATCATGAACTGGTGA